A single genomic interval of Streptomyces graminofaciens harbors:
- a CDS encoding SDR family oxidoreductase, translated as MSASSALEGRVAVVTGAARGVGELLARKLSARGVKIALVGLEAEELKRVSERLYGGGGAYWHADVTDQEAMARVAEEVKERFGRVDIVVANAGVAGGGPFAESDLDSWRRVIEVNLVGSAVTGRVFLPALIESRGYLLQIASLAAITPAPMMSAYCASKSGVEAYAHCLRAEVGHKGVGVGVGYLSWTDTDMVRGADQTDAMRELRQRLPWPANKTYPLGPAVDRLVAGIERRSSHVYGQWWLRGMQGVRGYLPGIIGAVGPREMRRFEGRLSGIPKGLVGAGGAADERQRGAGV; from the coding sequence ATGAGCGCAAGCAGTGCGTTGGAGGGGCGGGTCGCGGTCGTCACCGGGGCAGCGCGGGGCGTCGGCGAGCTGCTCGCCCGGAAGCTGTCCGCGCGCGGGGTGAAGATCGCGCTGGTCGGGCTGGAGGCGGAGGAGCTGAAGCGGGTCTCGGAGCGGCTGTACGGCGGTGGGGGAGCGTACTGGCACGCCGATGTCACCGACCAGGAGGCCATGGCCAGGGTCGCGGAGGAGGTGAAGGAGCGCTTCGGCCGGGTCGACATCGTCGTCGCCAACGCCGGTGTGGCCGGCGGCGGGCCCTTCGCCGAGTCCGACCTCGACTCCTGGCGCCGCGTGATCGAGGTCAACCTCGTGGGGTCGGCCGTGACCGGGCGGGTGTTCCTGCCGGCGCTGATCGAGAGCCGCGGCTATCTGCTCCAGATCGCCTCCCTCGCCGCGATCACCCCGGCGCCGATGATGTCGGCGTACTGCGCCTCCAAGTCGGGCGTCGAGGCGTACGCGCACTGCCTGCGCGCCGAGGTCGGGCACAAGGGGGTCGGCGTAGGGGTCGGGTATCTGTCATGGACCGACACCGACATGGTGCGCGGCGCCGACCAGACCGACGCCATGCGTGAGTTGCGGCAGCGGCTGCCGTGGCCGGCCAACAAGACGTATCCGCTGGGCCCGGCCGTGGACCGGCTCGTCGCCGGCATCGAGCGCCGGTCGAGCCATGTCTACGGCCAGTGGTGGCTGCGCGGGATGCAGGGTGTGCGCGGATATCTGCCGGGGATCATCGGGGCGGTCGGGCCGCGGGAAATGCGGCGGTTCGAGGGGCGGTTGAGCGGGATTCCCAAGGGGCTGGTGGGGGCGGGCGGCGCCGCCGACGAGCGGCAGCGGGGGGCCGGGGTCTGA
- a CDS encoding alpha/beta fold hydrolase: MTRLMHVKHGPYAPPVPARELTALSADGARLHVEVHGPDGAPAVVLVHGWTCSTAFWAAQLRDLAADHRVIAYDQRGHGRSPASETCGVDALADDLEAVLAATLAPGEKAVLAGHSMGGMTLMAASARPGFREHTAAALLCSTGSSRLVAESLVVPMRPGRARTWLTRKVLGSRAPLGPVTPIARRILKYGTMGAGSAPDMVEACARIVHACPTRVRYAWSHVLDSLDLDHGVRELTVPTAVVVGTCDRLTPPVHARALAAALPDCVGLTELPGIGHMSPVEAPELVTKRIRELSAAHLTSTQGELEEAGA; encoded by the coding sequence GTGACCCGACTGATGCATGTGAAGCACGGGCCCTACGCCCCTCCCGTCCCCGCACGGGAGTTGACGGCCCTCTCCGCCGACGGGGCCCGGCTGCACGTCGAGGTGCACGGCCCGGACGGGGCGCCCGCGGTCGTCCTCGTCCACGGCTGGACCTGCTCGACCGCCTTCTGGGCGGCGCAGCTGCGCGATCTCGCCGCCGACCACCGGGTCATCGCCTACGACCAGCGCGGCCACGGCCGCAGCCCGGCGAGCGAGACGTGCGGCGTGGACGCCCTCGCCGACGATCTGGAGGCGGTGCTCGCGGCCACGCTCGCGCCCGGCGAGAAGGCCGTGCTGGCCGGGCACTCCATGGGCGGCATGACCCTGATGGCGGCCTCGGCGCGACCGGGCTTCCGGGAGCACACGGCGGCGGCGCTGTTGTGCAGCACGGGCAGTTCACGGCTGGTCGCCGAGTCGCTGGTCGTCCCGATGAGGCCCGGGCGGGCACGCACCTGGCTCACCCGGAAGGTGCTCGGTTCGCGGGCGCCGCTCGGGCCGGTCACGCCGATCGCCCGCCGGATCCTCAAGTACGGGACGATGGGCGCCGGTTCGGCGCCGGACATGGTCGAGGCCTGTGCCCGGATCGTGCACGCCTGCCCGACCCGGGTGCGGTACGCCTGGTCGCACGTCCTCGACTCGCTCGACCTCGACCACGGCGTACGGGAGTTGACGGTGCCGACGGCCGTCGTCGTCGGCACGTGTGACCGGCTGACCCCGCCGGTGCACGCGCGGGCGCTGGCCGCCGCCCTGCCCGACTGCGTGGGCCTGACCGAACTGCCGGGCATCGGACACATGTCACCGGTGGAGGCACCCGAGCTGGTCACCAAGCGGATACGGGAGCTGTCGGCCGCGCATCTGACCAGTACGCAAGGCGAGTTGGAGGAGGCAGGGGCATGA
- a CDS encoding flavin-containing monooxygenase, whose amino-acid sequence MAEDEREHVRVAIVGSGFGGLGAAARLRREGVTDFVVLERAGSVGGTWRDNTYPGCACDVPSHLYSFSFAPHADWPRTFSGQEHIRAYLEQVTDRFGLRPHLRLDTEVKRMRWDSARLCWEIETSGGRLCADVVVSATGPLSDPKVPDVPGIGTFPGKVFHSARWDHDYDLRGKRVAMVGTGASAIQIVPAIQPEVEHLTLFQRTPPWVLPRVDRDISDVERRLHRTLPFTAKLRRGLLWGIREVQVQAFTKYPSGLGPVERMAERNIARAVKDPALRARLTPDYRIGCKRILLSNTYYPALARENVDVLASGLAEIDGSTLVAADGSTAEVDAIVFGTGFHVTDMPIAERVVGADGRTLAQAWAETGMRSLRGASAAGFPNWLTIIGPNTGLGNSSMILMIESQLNYMADFVRQLDVLGGRAALDARPEAVQAWNDRVQERMKRTVWNTGGCTSWYLDANGRNTTVWPGTTTEFRSATRRVDLAEYEVLRVRGRDSDDTKVEVGA is encoded by the coding sequence ATGGCCGAGGACGAGCGCGAGCATGTGCGGGTCGCCATCGTCGGGTCCGGGTTCGGGGGGCTCGGGGCCGCCGCGCGGCTGCGGCGCGAAGGGGTCACCGACTTCGTCGTGCTGGAGCGGGCCGGCTCCGTGGGCGGCACCTGGCGGGACAACACCTACCCGGGGTGCGCCTGTGACGTGCCGTCGCACCTCTACTCGTTCTCCTTCGCGCCCCACGCCGACTGGCCGCGCACCTTCTCCGGGCAGGAGCACATCCGGGCGTATCTGGAGCAGGTGACGGACCGCTTCGGGCTGCGGCCGCACCTTCGGCTCGACACCGAGGTGAAGCGCATGCGCTGGGACTCGGCACGGCTGTGCTGGGAGATCGAGACCAGCGGCGGACGCCTCTGTGCCGATGTCGTCGTCTCCGCGACCGGCCCCCTCTCCGACCCCAAGGTCCCGGACGTCCCCGGCATCGGCACCTTCCCCGGCAAGGTCTTCCACTCCGCCCGCTGGGACCACGACTACGACCTGCGCGGCAAGCGCGTCGCCATGGTCGGCACCGGCGCGTCGGCGATCCAGATCGTGCCCGCGATCCAGCCCGAGGTCGAACACCTCACCCTCTTCCAGCGGACCCCGCCCTGGGTGCTGCCCCGCGTCGACCGGGACATCAGCGATGTCGAGCGCCGACTGCACCGGACGCTGCCGTTCACCGCGAAGCTCCGGCGCGGCTTGCTGTGGGGCATCCGGGAGGTGCAAGTCCAGGCCTTCACCAAGTATCCGAGCGGACTGGGCCCGGTCGAGCGGATGGCCGAGCGGAACATCGCCCGAGCCGTCAAGGACCCGGCCCTGCGCGCCAGGCTCACCCCCGACTACCGCATCGGCTGCAAGCGGATCCTGCTGTCGAACACGTACTACCCGGCGCTCGCCCGGGAGAACGTGGACGTCCTCGCCTCGGGGCTCGCCGAGATCGACGGGTCCACGCTCGTCGCCGCCGACGGCAGCACCGCCGAGGTCGACGCGATCGTCTTCGGCACCGGCTTCCACGTCACCGACATGCCCATCGCCGAGCGGGTCGTGGGCGCCGACGGCCGTACCCTCGCCCAGGCCTGGGCCGAGACCGGGATGCGGTCGCTGCGGGGCGCCTCGGCCGCCGGGTTCCCGAACTGGCTGACGATCATCGGGCCCAACACGGGCCTCGGGAACTCCAGCATGATCCTGATGATCGAGTCCCAGCTGAACTACATGGCCGACTTCGTACGGCAGTTGGACGTCCTCGGCGGCCGTGCCGCGCTGGACGCCCGCCCCGAGGCCGTACAGGCCTGGAACGACCGGGTGCAGGAAAGGATGAAGCGCACGGTGTGGAACACCGGCGGCTGCACGAGCTGGTACCTGGACGCGAACGGGCGTAACACGACCGTCTGGCCGGGTACGACCACCGAGTTCCGCAGCGCCACGCGGCGCGTGGACCTCGCGGAGTACGAGGTGCTGCGGGTGCGCGGCAGAGACAGCGACGACACGAAGGTGGAGGTCGGAGCGTGA
- a CDS encoding MerR family transcriptional regulator: protein MEELAREAGITVRTLRFYRERKLIPPPRREGRIAWYDATHLARLRTIAALLERGHTLSGIAELAEAFDHGRNVAELLGLGAPTEEVPVRLSPEDLADHFGDQATSENLSAALDLGYLATDGGEIVHVSRRLLDVSAALVREGIPLADVLATAHRVREHADALAALFTDLILTQPGHTTEDLARLRPLAKSVAEAELSMALDRRLQQSTNT from the coding sequence ATGGAGGAGCTGGCCCGAGAGGCCGGCATCACCGTCCGCACCCTGCGCTTCTACCGGGAGCGCAAGCTGATACCGCCGCCCCGCCGCGAGGGCCGTATCGCCTGGTACGACGCCACCCACCTGGCCCGGCTGCGCACGATCGCCGCCCTGCTGGAGCGCGGCCACACCCTGAGCGGCATCGCCGAGCTGGCCGAGGCCTTCGACCACGGCCGCAACGTGGCCGAACTCCTCGGCCTGGGCGCCCCCACCGAAGAGGTCCCCGTCCGCCTCTCCCCCGAGGACCTCGCCGACCACTTCGGCGACCAGGCGACCTCGGAGAACCTCTCCGCCGCCCTCGACCTCGGCTACCTCGCCACGGACGGCGGCGAGATCGTCCACGTCAGCCGCCGGCTGCTGGACGTCTCGGCGGCCCTGGTCCGCGAGGGCATCCCCCTGGCCGACGTCCTGGCGACGGCCCACCGCGTACGCGAACACGCCGACGCCCTGGCCGCCCTCTTCACCGACCTGATCCTCACCCAGCCCGGCCACACGACCGAGGACCTCGCACGCCTACGCCCCCTCGCGAAGAGCGTGGCGGAGGCGGAGTTGTCGATGGCGCTGGACCGGCGGCTACAACAGTCGACAAATACATAA
- a CDS encoding AfsR/SARP family transcriptional regulator, producing MVHLLALGPLELWHRGRQYPLGSLKERRVLAVLLYAQGDPVAFDTLLERVWDDDEVPVTAVETLHTYLSRLRTRLRRAVGDLARLERPSPRRYRLRVQHTDDVDFVRLQRLRAEARAAAGRGDREYAVGLLHTAESLWRGEPFAEFTGDWAASARARLTEDHRRIREERIRLELELGRHADLLGELHELVSLNPLAQQAVAALMLALYRSGRDGEALALYRTTRHRLGEELGIDPGTELQELQVRILGQDPALREHSPATGVPGSGQGGAVRAADRAVGHPGSSLPRDTRDFTGRTSELDILLADPVPEGNGTALPVTVVHGMPGVGKSALIVHAAHRMRGRYPDGQFYVDLRAYSDQPPYDPADALAFLLHTVGVPDPLPVTLDERTARWREWTAQHRVLVVLDNARDAEQIRPLLPGSPDCHAIVASRNRLSELDGATSLHLDVLSVSEAGALFARIAGAARVSDTGVLRRVVELCGRHPLTVQLLASRFRHRDTWDLEYVADRLDGATDRLDEFDERVAAALQLSCADLDVPARRLFRRLALHPGPDITLEAAMALSGDVEPGAVRRAADALLDRHLLDERVRDRYQLHDLARAFGGRLGRREELPAERRAALRRLMSYYVTAADRADRLAHPRRRRRPVPPELTAPITPGFTMGPHAESAADEASVWLTVERGNLLAVARTAAGEFPEFAGLFPHVLAYSLQLWGTHRITAELHAAALTALRSGEDRPALAQTLVERASVLARENHGAALAAATEALSLFEGLDDPRGRADALFEIGRAHLGAGRGEACLRELARALVLYRAVDDRRGVAATLNVQGTARVHRAEYAEATHCFRTMLDINRELRDRHGEALAWNNLGDIRLALGLHEEAGDHYKRALALMREVGGKKELAILDTNLGAVYSATGQPGRALACFRRALASHRAGGDAIGEVNVLICLGETCAGAGRMEEALAHFGAAEEVARRIDNSYERQRALLGIADTHYRERRLGAALDTYRNALSIAREHSYSLCSARALAGISRVHLRMRNFPSARAHAQRALTVYRRLGTDGEAAELHRLFDEWGATGS from the coding sequence GTGGTGCACCTTCTCGCGCTCGGGCCGCTCGAACTGTGGCACCGGGGACGGCAGTACCCGCTCGGATCTCTGAAGGAGCGCAGGGTGCTGGCGGTCCTGCTGTACGCCCAAGGGGATCCGGTCGCCTTCGACACGCTCCTCGAGCGCGTCTGGGACGACGACGAAGTGCCCGTGACCGCCGTGGAGACCCTGCACACCTATCTCTCCCGGCTGCGCACCCGGCTGCGCCGCGCCGTCGGTGATCTGGCGCGGCTGGAGCGTCCGTCCCCGCGCCGCTACCGGCTGCGTGTCCAGCACACGGACGACGTGGACTTCGTCCGGCTGCAACGGCTGCGTGCCGAGGCCCGGGCGGCTGCCGGGCGCGGTGACCGGGAGTACGCCGTCGGTCTGCTGCACACCGCCGAGTCGCTGTGGCGGGGGGAGCCGTTCGCGGAGTTCACCGGCGACTGGGCCGCCTCCGCCCGGGCTCGGCTGACCGAGGACCACCGTCGGATCCGGGAGGAGCGCATCCGGCTGGAGCTGGAACTGGGCCGCCACGCCGACCTCCTGGGCGAACTCCACGAGCTCGTCTCCCTGAACCCCTTGGCCCAGCAGGCGGTAGCCGCCCTGATGCTGGCCCTGTACCGGTCCGGCCGGGACGGCGAGGCCCTGGCCCTGTACCGCACCACGCGGCACCGGCTCGGCGAGGAACTCGGCATCGACCCCGGCACAGAACTACAGGAGCTGCAGGTTCGCATCCTCGGCCAGGACCCCGCCCTGCGGGAGCACAGCCCGGCGACCGGTGTGCCGGGGAGCGGCCAGGGGGGTGCCGTGCGGGCGGCGGACCGTGCGGTCGGCCATCCGGGGAGCAGCCTGCCGCGCGACACCAGGGATTTCACCGGCCGCACGAGCGAGCTCGACATCCTGCTCGCCGATCCCGTTCCCGAGGGCAACGGGACGGCGCTGCCGGTCACCGTCGTGCACGGTATGCCCGGGGTGGGCAAGTCCGCGTTGATCGTGCATGCCGCGCACCGGATGCGCGGCCGCTACCCGGACGGTCAGTTCTATGTGGACCTGCGCGCCTACAGCGATCAGCCGCCCTACGATCCCGCGGACGCCCTGGCGTTTCTGCTGCACACCGTCGGCGTCCCCGATCCGCTGCCGGTCACCCTGGACGAGCGGACCGCGCGCTGGCGTGAGTGGACCGCCCAGCACCGGGTGCTGGTCGTGCTCGACAACGCCCGGGACGCCGAACAGATACGGCCGCTGCTGCCCGGCTCGCCGGACTGCCACGCGATCGTGGCCAGCCGCAACCGGCTCTCCGAGCTGGACGGCGCCACCTCGCTGCATCTGGACGTGCTGTCGGTGTCCGAGGCAGGTGCGCTCTTCGCCCGGATCGCGGGGGCGGCCCGGGTCTCCGACACCGGGGTCCTGCGTCGCGTCGTGGAACTGTGCGGCCGTCACCCGCTCACCGTGCAACTGCTCGCGAGCCGGTTCCGCCACCGGGACACCTGGGACCTGGAGTACGTCGCGGACCGGCTGGACGGGGCCACCGACCGGCTGGACGAGTTCGACGAGCGGGTCGCGGCCGCCCTGCAACTGTCGTGCGCCGACCTCGACGTCCCGGCACGAAGACTGTTCCGCAGGCTGGCACTGCATCCGGGTCCCGACATCACCCTGGAGGCCGCGATGGCGCTGTCCGGGGACGTCGAACCGGGCGCGGTGCGCCGAGCGGCGGATGCCCTGCTGGACCGCCACCTCCTCGACGAACGGGTCCGGGACCGCTACCAACTCCATGACCTGGCCCGCGCGTTCGGCGGTCGCCTGGGTCGCCGGGAGGAACTTCCGGCCGAGCGTCGCGCGGCGCTGCGGCGCCTGATGTCGTACTACGTCACGGCCGCGGACCGGGCGGATCGGCTCGCCCACCCCCGGCGCCGCAGGCGACCTGTCCCGCCGGAGCTGACGGCACCGATCACGCCCGGTTTCACCATGGGTCCACACGCCGAGTCCGCCGCCGACGAGGCGTCGGTGTGGTTGACGGTGGAGCGCGGAAATCTGCTGGCCGTGGCGCGTACGGCCGCGGGGGAGTTCCCGGAGTTCGCCGGTCTGTTCCCGCACGTCCTCGCGTACTCCCTGCAGCTCTGGGGCACGCACCGCATCACCGCCGAACTGCACGCCGCCGCCCTCACCGCACTCCGCTCGGGCGAGGACCGGCCGGCGCTCGCCCAGACGTTGGTGGAGCGGGCGAGCGTCCTGGCCCGGGAGAACCACGGCGCCGCCCTCGCCGCCGCGACCGAGGCGCTGAGCCTGTTCGAGGGCCTCGACGATCCCCGGGGCCGTGCCGACGCCCTGTTCGAGATCGGCCGCGCCCATCTGGGGGCGGGCCGAGGTGAGGCGTGCTTGCGGGAACTGGCCCGGGCCCTTGTGCTCTACCGCGCCGTCGACGACCGGCGCGGGGTGGCGGCGACGCTGAACGTGCAGGGTACGGCCAGGGTGCACCGGGCGGAGTACGCCGAGGCGACGCACTGCTTCCGGACCATGCTGGACATCAACCGGGAACTGCGCGACCGCCACGGCGAGGCCCTCGCTTGGAACAACCTGGGGGACATCCGGCTGGCCCTGGGGCTCCACGAGGAGGCCGGCGATCACTACAAGCGCGCTCTGGCGCTGATGCGCGAGGTCGGGGGCAAGAAGGAGCTCGCGATCCTCGACACGAACCTCGGTGCCGTGTACAGCGCCACGGGGCAGCCGGGACGCGCGCTCGCCTGCTTCCGGCGGGCCCTTGCCAGCCACCGGGCCGGCGGGGACGCCATCGGTGAGGTCAACGTCCTCATCTGTCTGGGCGAGACCTGCGCGGGTGCCGGACGCATGGAGGAGGCCCTGGCCCACTTCGGGGCCGCGGAGGAGGTCGCCCGCCGTATTGACAATTCGTATGAGAGGCAAAGGGCTCTCCTCGGAATTGCTGACACGCATTACAGGGAGAGGCGGTTGGGTGCTGCGCTGGACACGTATCGGAACGCGCTTTCTATAGCGCGCGAGCACAGTTATTCGCTGTGTTCGGCGCGGGCGCTGGCCGGTATTTCCCGGGTGCATCTCCGTATGCGCAACTTCCCGTCCGCCCGGGCCCACGCGCAACGCGCGCTGACGGTCTACCGGAGGCTGGGGACGGACGGGGAGGCTGCTGAGCTGCACCGTCTGTTCGACGAGTGGGGTGCTACCGGCTCCTGA
- a CDS encoding ATP-binding protein, translated as MRGQERGDHNELSGVVHGPSVQAAVVYGDVHVRTGDPAASQPRTPLPWQLPPPVPLTARTAEVERLEHHRASAARRGHPVLATVSGLGGVGKTALALSWLHRLRPDFPDGQLYADLGAQSPAGPADPAEVLSGFLRGLGVPPRQVPHGLAERAALYRSLTAERAVVVLLDDAASAAQVRPLLPGGSNVTLVTSRRRMSGLALEGCYQMQLEPLAPEAAMELLAATLADDRVATQADDARALVGLCAGLPLAVRVAGARLAARPGRRITTMVRALAAEQGRLDALAIDGDHGVRAALDLSYRGLPETAAQLYRLLGVHPGREFGSAVAAAVLGRGSAADGPGSAADGPGSGAVLPDVERSLENLYDANLLIDVGEDRYRFHDLVRLHATEKAAQDESEAGRAAAFRRIADHYLATATRAEKAVEPYHPLRERSYGPGPVVEGDPGPGPRAALDWLERELPQLMAVIRHARAAGAAAACWQLADAMGPLFIRRKHYDEWHAVYEEGLVAAHEVGDTQAACRMLTSGGQGELGRGRHERALEMFEEAARLFASVGDLLGHARTLNYRGLAHQRLGQLDEAAVLFDRAAVELPRHGDERAGGLARLNAADIELARGRPERAAEGAAAARAALVAVDDPYNAARATTLLGRSALLRGGLDEAERLLSGALADLGAVGADSETARALRALAEVAEGRGQRALARQRYHQALALAVAANQPRQADELRARLRLLGEDDGAD; from the coding sequence GTGCGGGGGCAGGAACGGGGCGACCACAACGAGCTCAGCGGCGTCGTGCACGGTCCCAGCGTGCAGGCCGCCGTCGTGTACGGCGACGTCCACGTCCGTACCGGCGATCCGGCCGCATCACAGCCGCGCACCCCGCTGCCGTGGCAGCTCCCGCCCCCGGTTCCCCTCACCGCCCGCACGGCCGAAGTCGAGCGCCTGGAACACCACCGGGCCTCCGCCGCCCGCCGGGGCCATCCCGTCCTCGCCACGGTGAGCGGACTGGGCGGGGTGGGCAAGACCGCCCTCGCCCTGTCCTGGCTGCACAGGCTGCGCCCGGATTTCCCGGACGGCCAGTTGTACGCGGACCTGGGCGCCCAGTCGCCGGCCGGGCCCGCAGATCCCGCCGAGGTGCTGAGCGGATTCCTGCGTGGCCTGGGCGTGCCGCCCCGGCAGGTGCCCCACGGTCTGGCGGAACGGGCGGCGCTGTACCGCTCGTTGACCGCCGAGCGCGCCGTCGTGGTCCTGCTCGACGACGCGGCATCGGCGGCCCAGGTGCGGCCGCTGCTGCCGGGCGGCTCGAACGTCACCCTCGTGACCAGCCGTCGGCGGATGTCCGGACTGGCACTCGAGGGCTGCTATCAGATGCAGTTGGAGCCACTCGCCCCGGAAGCGGCGATGGAGCTGCTCGCGGCGACCCTCGCCGACGATCGGGTGGCCACCCAGGCCGACGACGCCCGGGCCCTCGTAGGTCTGTGCGCCGGGCTGCCGCTCGCCGTGCGCGTCGCGGGAGCCCGGCTCGCCGCCCGGCCGGGCAGACGGATCACCACGATGGTGCGGGCCCTTGCCGCCGAGCAGGGGCGGTTGGACGCGCTCGCGATCGACGGCGACCACGGCGTACGCGCCGCGCTCGACCTGTCGTACCGGGGGCTGCCCGAGACGGCGGCCCAGCTCTACCGGCTGCTCGGTGTCCACCCGGGAAGGGAGTTCGGGAGCGCGGTGGCGGCGGCGGTCCTGGGGCGCGGGTCCGCCGCCGACGGGCCGGGGTCCGCCGCCGACGGGCCGGGGTCCGGCGCCGTCCTGCCCGATGTGGAGCGGTCGCTGGAGAACCTGTACGACGCCAATCTGCTGATCGACGTGGGCGAGGACCGCTACCGATTCCACGACCTCGTCCGGTTGCACGCCACCGAGAAGGCCGCGCAGGACGAATCCGAGGCGGGACGGGCCGCCGCGTTCCGCCGTATCGCCGACCACTATCTGGCCACCGCGACCCGGGCGGAGAAGGCCGTCGAGCCGTACCACCCTTTGCGTGAGCGGTCCTACGGTCCCGGTCCGGTGGTCGAGGGGGACCCCGGCCCCGGCCCACGGGCGGCGTTGGACTGGCTGGAGCGGGAGCTGCCCCAGTTGATGGCGGTGATCCGGCACGCCAGGGCGGCGGGCGCGGCGGCCGCCTGCTGGCAGCTCGCCGATGCCATGGGGCCGCTCTTCATCCGCCGCAAGCACTACGACGAGTGGCACGCGGTGTACGAGGAGGGGCTGGTCGCGGCGCACGAGGTGGGCGACACACAGGCCGCGTGCCGGATGCTGACGTCCGGGGGCCAGGGCGAGCTGGGGCGTGGACGGCACGAGCGGGCGCTGGAGATGTTCGAGGAGGCGGCCAGGCTCTTCGCCTCCGTCGGGGACCTCCTCGGCCATGCCCGTACGCTCAACTACCGCGGACTGGCTCATCAGCGCCTGGGGCAACTGGACGAAGCAGCCGTGCTGTTCGACCGCGCGGCCGTCGAACTCCCGAGGCACGGGGACGAGCGGGCGGGTGGGCTCGCCCGGCTCAACGCGGCCGACATCGAGCTCGCCCGCGGCCGGCCTGAGCGGGCCGCCGAAGGTGCCGCCGCGGCACGCGCCGCGTTGGTGGCCGTGGACGACCCCTACAACGCGGCACGTGCCACCACCCTGCTCGGCCGGTCCGCCCTGCTCCGGGGCGGGCTCGACGAGGCGGAGCGGCTGCTCTCCGGAGCACTGGCCGATCTCGGTGCCGTGGGAGCCGATTCGGAGACGGCCCGTGCGCTCCGGGCCCTGGCCGAGGTCGCCGAGGGGCGTGGGCAGCGCGCCCTCGCCCGGCAGCGCTATCACCAGGCGCTCGCCCTGGCCGTCGCGGCGAACCAGCCAAGACAAGCCGACGAACTGCGTGCGCGACTGCGGCTGCTGGGCGAGGACGACGGGGCCGACTGA
- a CDS encoding exodeoxyribonuclease III, with the protein MTSVNVNGLRAAAKKGFVEWLADTSADAICLQEVRAEPQQLSEGVRQPDGWHVVHAPAAAKGRAGVSLYTRREPDRIQVGFGSEEFDDSGRYVEADLPGVTVASLYLPSGEVGTERQDEKIRFMGEFLAYLKELRERAAAGGREVVVCGDWNIAHREADLKNWRGNTKNSGFLPEEREWLGRVFEPDDGGYVDVLRALHPDAEGPYTWWSYRGRAFDNDSGWRIDYQVATPGLAGRAVKGVVERAATHGERWSDHAPVTVVYE; encoded by the coding sequence GTGACCTCTGTAAATGTGAACGGGCTGCGGGCCGCCGCCAAGAAGGGCTTCGTGGAGTGGCTCGCCGACACCTCCGCCGACGCGATCTGTCTGCAGGAGGTGCGCGCCGAGCCGCAGCAGCTGAGCGAGGGGGTGCGGCAGCCCGACGGGTGGCATGTCGTGCACGCCCCGGCCGCCGCCAAGGGGCGCGCGGGGGTCTCCCTCTACACCCGGCGTGAGCCCGACCGGATCCAGGTGGGCTTCGGGTCGGAGGAGTTCGACGACAGCGGGCGCTACGTCGAAGCCGATCTGCCGGGGGTCACGGTCGCCAGCCTCTACCTGCCCTCCGGGGAGGTCGGCACCGAGCGCCAGGACGAGAAGATCCGGTTCATGGGGGAGTTCCTCGCCTACCTGAAGGAGCTGCGGGAGCGGGCCGCCGCGGGCGGACGGGAGGTCGTGGTGTGCGGAGACTGGAACATCGCCCACCGCGAGGCCGACCTCAAGAACTGGCGCGGCAACACCAAGAACTCCGGGTTCCTGCCCGAGGAGCGGGAGTGGCTCGGGAGGGTGTTCGAGCCGGATGACGGGGGGTACGTGGATGTGCTGCGTGCGCTGCATCCGGACGCCGAGGGGCCGTACACCTGGTGGTCTTACCGGGGGCGGGCCTTCGACAACGACAGCGGTTGGCGCATCGACTACCAGGTCGCGACACCGGGGCTCGCCGGCAGGGCGGTCAAGGGGGTCGTGGAGCGGGCGGCCACGCATGGGGAGCGGTGGTCGGATCACGCGCCCGTCACCGTGGTCTACGAGTGA
- a CDS encoding GNAT family N-acetyltransferase — protein sequence MNIRPVPFDHPDAVKLNDQVQAEYAVRYGDGGDETHLDPAMFAPPSGLYLIAYDDSESPVATGGWRSQETNPEGYLDGDAELKRMFVVPQARGLGLARRILAALEEDARAAGRLRMVLETGDKQPEAIALYASSGYELCPKFGYYRDSPLSRCFAKAL from the coding sequence ATGAATATACGTCCCGTCCCGTTCGACCATCCCGACGCCGTGAAGCTCAACGACCAGGTACAGGCCGAGTACGCGGTGCGCTACGGCGACGGCGGCGACGAGACCCATCTGGACCCGGCGATGTTCGCCCCGCCCTCGGGCCTCTATCTGATCGCGTACGACGACTCGGAGAGCCCCGTCGCCACGGGCGGCTGGCGTTCCCAGGAGACGAACCCCGAGGGCTATCTGGACGGCGACGCCGAGCTCAAGCGCATGTTCGTCGTCCCCCAGGCCCGCGGTCTCGGCCTCGCCCGCCGCATCCTGGCCGCCCTGGAGGAGGACGCCCGCGCGGCCGGCCGCCTCCGCATGGTCCTGGAGACCGGCGACAAGCAGCCGGAGGCCATCGCCCTCTACGCCTCCAGCGGCTACGAACTCTGCCCCAAGTTCGGCTACTACCGCGACAGCCCGCTGAGCCGCTGCTTCGCGAAGGCCCTGTAG